Proteins co-encoded in one Flavobacterium sp. M31R6 genomic window:
- a CDS encoding SulP family inorganic anion transporter encodes MTYKLFPPSEWIKEYNTKTLKSDFIAGITLAAYGIPVSLAYATLAGLPPQYGIYGYLIGGLFYALLGTSKQLAIGPTSAISLLIGTTIADMANGDVQRWADIASLTALVFAGMAILAYLLRLSGIINFISETVLVGFKAGAAITIGLTQLPKLFGIKGGGENFIDRIVTLFNQLPDTNTTVFVFGMAAIIILIVGEKIAPGRPVALIIVILSILLISTTSLGIQEFKTVGAIPTGLPEFHLPSLRIRDVDGVIPLALACFLLSYIESVSAGRTLAQKNGYVIDPRQELLALGIANAAVAFGQGYPVAGGLSQSAVNDTAGAKTPLSLVFASATIAICLLFLTGYLQNLPTVVLASIVLVAIRGLFDLKEMKHLYKINKQEFYVAIIALIGVLIWGILTGVLLAAIVTLLLLIKATSKPNVAFLGRIPGTKRYTDIERHPDNERIEGLLIVRIESAILYFNVEYIKEQLWKKINNESDPLKTVILDLNSSPRIDIAGARFLKHLFVDLKAKNISLKIAEARSEVRDSLRAEGLEMLLGHISRATSVDDLVVSAVKNK; translated from the coding sequence ATGACTTATAAACTTTTTCCACCTTCGGAATGGATTAAAGAGTACAATACCAAAACCTTAAAAAGCGACTTTATAGCCGGAATAACACTGGCTGCTTATGGAATTCCCGTATCCTTGGCCTATGCTACGCTGGCGGGACTGCCTCCGCAATACGGAATTTACGGCTACCTTATTGGCGGCTTATTTTATGCCTTATTGGGAACGAGCAAGCAACTGGCCATAGGTCCAACATCGGCAATTTCGTTACTGATTGGCACCACCATTGCTGATATGGCCAATGGTGATGTTCAACGTTGGGCTGACATTGCCTCACTCACGGCCCTTGTATTTGCGGGTATGGCAATACTCGCTTATCTCTTGCGTTTGAGTGGAATTATCAATTTTATTAGCGAAACCGTTTTGGTAGGATTCAAAGCCGGTGCGGCCATAACTATTGGTTTAACCCAATTACCTAAATTATTTGGCATAAAAGGTGGTGGCGAAAATTTTATTGATCGCATTGTAACCCTTTTTAATCAACTCCCAGACACTAATACTACAGTTTTTGTTTTTGGTATGGCTGCCATTATTATCCTAATTGTTGGCGAAAAAATAGCACCGGGACGACCAGTGGCTCTTATAATTGTAATCCTATCCATACTACTCATTTCGACCACCTCATTAGGGATTCAAGAATTCAAAACCGTCGGAGCTATCCCAACCGGGCTACCTGAATTTCATCTACCTTCACTTCGCATCCGCGACGTAGACGGAGTAATCCCATTAGCTTTGGCTTGTTTTTTACTCTCTTATATAGAAAGTGTTTCGGCAGGAAGGACATTGGCACAAAAAAACGGATACGTCATTGACCCTCGCCAGGAATTACTGGCCCTTGGCATTGCCAATGCTGCTGTCGCATTCGGGCAAGGATACCCCGTAGCCGGAGGATTATCTCAATCCGCCGTGAATGATACTGCTGGCGCCAAAACACCGTTATCCTTAGTGTTTGCTTCAGCAACAATTGCAATATGTTTGCTGTTTTTAACAGGATACCTTCAAAATTTACCTACTGTAGTCTTGGCATCGATAGTCTTGGTAGCCATCAGAGGTCTTTTTGACCTAAAAGAAATGAAACATTTGTACAAAATCAACAAACAAGAATTTTATGTTGCCATCATAGCCCTTATCGGAGTACTTATTTGGGGAATCCTAACTGGAGTTTTACTGGCAGCCATAGTAACTTTATTGCTATTAATCAAAGCTACTTCCAAGCCGAATGTGGCTTTCTTGGGAAGAATTCCGGGAACCAAACGCTATACGGATATTGAAAGGCATCCTGACAACGAAAGGATTGAAGGACTATTAATTGTTCGTATCGAATCGGCTATTTTGTATTTCAATGTTGAATACATCAAAGAACAGCTTTGGAAAAAAATCAACAACGAATCCGATCCCTTAAAAACAGTAATATTGGACCTTAATTCCTCTCCCAGAATCGATATTGCTGGAGCCCGATTTTTAAAACATCTTTTTGTCGATTTGAAAGCCAAGAACATTTCCTTAAAAATTGCGGAAGCGCGATCCGAAGTTCGGGACAGTCTGCGTGCCGAGGGTCTCGAAATGCTTTTGGGACATATCAGCCGCGCTACTTCGGTGGATGATTTGGTCGTTAGTGCAGTTAAAAATAAATGA
- a CDS encoding polyphosphate kinase 2 family protein has product MSKSNKKDHNEFEENLVDLSSLSKKELVQRAKKFSKQYCVGDGDDFKLKNYETKASFNLGEEGKPLVNQTLQMGVEALAAMQDILYAQDKWSLLLVFQAMDAAGKDGAIKHVMSGVNPQGCQVSSFKAPSSEDLDHDFLWRCQKHLPERGRIGIFNRSYYEEVLVVRVHEQILKGQKLPEKLITKDIWEERFQDIRNFEKYLTRNGTIVIKFFLNVSKKEQKKRFIERVDDPDKNWKFSAADAKERGYWDDYMNAYQELIKNTSTKKSPWYVIPADNKSYARIAIASAIIHALDEMELEYPKVSAEKIAELNAVKKALLDEED; this is encoded by the coding sequence ATGTCTAAGTCCAATAAAAAAGACCACAATGAATTTGAAGAAAACCTTGTTGATCTTTCCTCTTTAAGCAAAAAAGAACTTGTTCAAAGAGCCAAAAAATTCTCAAAACAATATTGTGTTGGAGATGGAGATGACTTCAAGCTTAAAAATTACGAGACAAAAGCCAGTTTCAATTTGGGGGAAGAAGGAAAACCATTGGTGAATCAAACCTTGCAAATGGGAGTTGAAGCCCTGGCCGCTATGCAAGACATTTTATATGCCCAAGACAAATGGTCGTTGCTACTCGTTTTTCAGGCGATGGATGCGGCGGGCAAGGATGGAGCCATCAAACATGTGATGTCGGGCGTAAATCCACAGGGATGCCAGGTTTCTTCTTTCAAAGCACCAAGTTCAGAAGATTTGGATCATGATTTTCTTTGGCGTTGCCAAAAACATTTGCCTGAAAGAGGACGTATTGGAATTTTCAACCGTTCCTATTATGAAGAAGTTCTAGTAGTGCGCGTACACGAGCAAATTTTAAAAGGTCAAAAACTTCCGGAAAAACTGATTACCAAAGACATCTGGGAGGAACGTTTTCAGGACATTCGAAACTTCGAAAAATACCTTACCCGAAACGGAACAATTGTCATCAAATTTTTCCTCAACGTTTCCAAAAAAGAACAAAAAAAGCGATTCATTGAGCGCGTGGACGATCCGGACAAAAACTGGAAATTTAGTGCGGCCGACGCCAAAGAAAGAGGCTACTGGGATGATTATATGAATGCTTACCAGGAATTGATAAAAAACACCTCGACCAAAAAATCTCCTTGGTACGTGATTCCCGCCGATAACAAATCCTATGCGCGTATCGCCATTGCATCGGCAATTATTCACGCATTGGATGAAATGGAATTAGAATATCCAAAAGTAAGTGCCGAAAAAATAGCCGAATTAAATGCTGTTAAAAAAGCATTACTGGACGAAGAAGATTAA
- a CDS encoding SDR family oxidoreductase, whose amino-acid sequence MKTTGNTIFISGGSAGIGLAMAKKLSAAGNTIIINGRNEERLQKALATLENTVAIQGDLSVEADRIHIAKELKTNYPEVNIIINNAGAAFGYLLSETTNAHEKAVIEMNTNYFSVIHFTELMLPHLLEKSEAAVANVSSIAVFGSHKFLPTYGATKAALHSYTVALRETYEEHKNLQVYEIYPPLVNTEFSAEIGGANGIPPSEVADEFFIALEKNQFDVPVGDTKQFFQKVEA is encoded by the coding sequence ATGAAAACAACAGGAAACACCATATTTATTAGTGGCGGAAGTGCCGGAATTGGTTTGGCTATGGCCAAAAAATTAAGTGCTGCAGGCAATACAATCATCATCAACGGACGCAATGAGGAACGTTTGCAAAAAGCATTGGCAACTTTAGAAAATACGGTTGCCATTCAAGGGGATTTGTCTGTAGAAGCAGATAGAATTCATATTGCCAAAGAACTAAAGACTAACTACCCAGAAGTGAATATCATTATCAATAACGCAGGGGCGGCTTTCGGGTATTTGTTGAGTGAAACCACCAATGCGCACGAAAAAGCGGTTATCGAGATGAATACCAACTATTTTAGTGTGATTCATTTTACGGAGCTTATGTTACCTCATTTACTAGAAAAATCGGAAGCTGCGGTTGCTAATGTATCTTCTATAGCTGTTTTTGGCAGTCATAAATTTTTACCAACTTATGGCGCCACGAAGGCAGCATTGCATAGTTACACCGTTGCATTGAGAGAAACTTATGAAGAACATAAAAATCTTCAGGTTTATGAAATTTATCCTCCATTGGTCAACACAGAATTTTCGGCTGAGATTGGTGGTGCCAATGGAATTCCACCATCAGAAGTTGCCGATGAATTTTTCATTGCTTTAGAAAAAAATCAGTTTGATGTACCTGTTGGAGATACC
- a CDS encoding ferredoxin has product MVIVTLQRDKCIGCNYCVEMAPVHFQMSKKDGKSVLIKSVNAKGFFTLKSPDHTIAESCELAAKACPVKIITVKET; this is encoded by the coding sequence ATGGTTATCGTAACACTACAGAGAGACAAATGTATTGGGTGCAACTATTGTGTAGAAATGGCACCCGTTCATTTTCAAATGTCCAAAAAAGACGGGAAATCGGTATTGATTAAAAGTGTAAACGCCAAAGGTTTTTTCACTCTGAAATCGCCTGACCACACTATAGCCGAAAGCTGTGAATTGGCGGCGAAAGCCTGTCCTGTGAAAATCATTACAGTGAAAGAAACCTAG
- a CDS encoding winged helix-turn-helix transcriptional regulator yields MNTKKRSDCPISSSLDIWGDKWSLLIIRDLMFANECTYGDFLKSEEKIATNILAARLVLLEENGIILKLSHPESKAKVLYKLTQKGIDLLPLMIEINLWADKYLAIPADRKEMLKEVKKDKEAFIKSMIKKLMK; encoded by the coding sequence ATGAATACAAAAAAGAGATCGGATTGCCCAATTAGCAGCTCCCTTGACATTTGGGGAGACAAGTGGTCATTGCTTATTATCAGGGATTTAATGTTTGCCAATGAGTGTACTTATGGTGACTTTTTGAAATCGGAAGAGAAAATAGCTACCAATATTTTGGCGGCACGATTAGTATTGTTGGAAGAAAACGGAATTATTTTAAAATTAAGTCATCCCGAAAGCAAAGCAAAAGTGTTGTACAAACTCACTCAAAAAGGAATTGATTTGTTGCCTTTAATGATTGAAATAAATTTATGGGCAGATAAATATTTAGCCATTCCTGCTGACAGAAAGGAAATGTTGAAGGAAGTAAAAAAAGACAAAGAAGCCTTTATAAAAAGTATGATAAAAAAATTGATGAAGTAG
- a CDS encoding efflux RND transporter periplasmic adaptor subunit — protein MNTLKKIKILFFVIVLSSFYSSCKKEAAPEAKPLEISVVKVLQQDVRLESEFTGQTFGQSDIQINPRVDGVIESLNFKEGGLVHKGQLLYTIDPLPFQEKVHQAEANLAEMQARLAKTKSDYDMMVPLAKMNAVSQRELIAAKSAYSAATASIKAATANLENSKIELGYCSILAPISGLIGISKVRVGDYVRPGAASVLNTVSDLGDVRVRFTMSEQEYLRIFREITKKDSSLKGAGKSISLELSDGSAYPEKGKISFADRQIDPTTGAVTFEAAFANPDQLIRPGQYVKIHVVTDVRKNALVIPQRSVIEMQGIYQVYVVDNSNKVDMKMVQIGPSYKDSYLVLDGLTANDKVAMGGTSLLKSGSVITPKIVDWAPGKAEK, from the coding sequence ATGAATACGTTGAAAAAGATTAAAATATTATTTTTTGTTATAGTTCTCTCTTCATTTTATTCTTCTTGTAAAAAAGAAGCGGCACCAGAGGCCAAACCGCTCGAAATTTCGGTTGTAAAAGTGCTACAGCAAGATGTAAGACTCGAATCGGAATTTACTGGGCAAACCTTTGGACAATCGGATATACAGATTAACCCTAGAGTTGATGGCGTAATCGAAAGTCTAAATTTTAAAGAAGGAGGTTTGGTACACAAAGGTCAATTGTTATACACTATTGATCCGTTGCCGTTTCAAGAGAAAGTACATCAGGCAGAAGCAAATTTGGCAGAAATGCAGGCAAGGTTGGCCAAAACCAAATCTGATTATGACATGATGGTTCCACTTGCCAAAATGAACGCTGTGAGTCAAAGAGAATTAATAGCTGCAAAATCAGCGTATAGTGCAGCAACTGCTTCCATAAAAGCGGCAACTGCCAATTTAGAAAATTCAAAAATAGAATTGGGATATTGCTCAATTCTTGCTCCAATTTCTGGATTGATTGGGATTTCAAAAGTTAGGGTTGGAGATTATGTTCGTCCAGGTGCCGCATCGGTTTTGAATACCGTTTCGGATTTAGGGGATGTAAGAGTTCGATTTACAATGAGCGAGCAGGAATATCTTCGAATCTTTAGAGAAATAACTAAAAAAGATTCTAGTCTAAAAGGAGCCGGAAAATCAATTTCATTAGAATTGTCAGATGGGTCAGCTTATCCTGAAAAAGGAAAAATCAGTTTTGCCGATAGACAAATTGATCCAACTACCGGGGCAGTAACTTTTGAGGCTGCATTTGCCAATCCTGATCAATTAATTCGACCAGGTCAATATGTTAAAATTCATGTAGTTACTGATGTTCGTAAAAATGCATTGGTTATTCCGCAACGTTCTGTTATTGAAATGCAAGGAATTTATCAGGTTTATGTTGTAGACAATAGTAATAAAGTAGATATGAAAATGGTACAAATTGGTCCGTCATACAAAGATTCTTATTTGGTTCTTGATGGATTAACGGCTAATGATAAAGTTGCTATGGGAGGAACCTCTCTATTGAAAAGCGGTAGTGTTATAACTCCGAAAATTGTAGACTGGGCTCCAGGAAAAGCAGAAAAATAA
- a CDS encoding peptidase U32 family protein translates to MTTTNKIELMAPAGNFESLQAGLDNGADSIYFGVEQLNMRARATVNFTMEDLPEIARRCEAKNVRSYLTLNTIIYDHDLSVVKTLLAKAKEANITAVIASDQAVISMARGIGMEVHISTQLNVTNIETIKFYSLFADTMVLSRELSLRQVKSITTQIEKEQIKGPNGKLVEIEIFGHGALCMAVSGKCYLSLHSNNSSANRGACKQNCRKKYTVIDQETGFEIELDNEYMMSPKDLCTLDFLDQVIESGIQVLKIEGRGRAPEYVATVIKTYREAIDSYNEGTFTKEKIAVWMEALNTVYNRGFWSGYYLGQELGEWSDVSGSMATQKKVYVGKGTHFFPKAEIGQFKIEAYDIKIGDKILVTGPSTGAQEMVIEEMYVNDVASEKATKGDDCTFKLPFRIRMSDKLYKIVEA, encoded by the coding sequence ATGACAACAACCAACAAAATAGAACTTATGGCTCCCGCTGGGAACTTTGAGTCATTGCAGGCAGGATTAGATAACGGCGCCGATTCTATTTACTTTGGCGTAGAGCAATTGAACATGCGAGCTCGTGCCACCGTGAATTTTACGATGGAAGATTTACCCGAAATCGCCCGCCGTTGCGAAGCCAAAAACGTTAGAAGTTATTTGACTTTGAACACCATTATTTACGATCACGATTTATCCGTGGTAAAAACATTATTGGCCAAAGCCAAAGAAGCGAACATCACCGCAGTAATTGCCTCCGACCAAGCCGTAATTTCAATGGCAAGGGGAATTGGGATGGAAGTTCATATTTCGACCCAATTGAACGTTACGAATATCGAAACCATCAAATTCTACAGTCTATTTGCCGATACCATGGTTTTGAGCCGAGAGTTGAGTTTACGCCAAGTAAAAAGCATTACGACCCAAATCGAAAAAGAACAAATCAAAGGGCCGAACGGAAAATTGGTGGAAATCGAAATCTTTGGTCACGGCGCTTTGTGTATGGCGGTTTCGGGAAAATGCTATTTGAGTTTACATTCGAATAATTCATCGGCAAACCGTGGAGCTTGCAAACAAAACTGTCGTAAAAAATACACCGTTATCGACCAAGAAACTGGTTTTGAAATCGAGTTGGACAACGAATACATGATGTCTCCAAAAGATTTATGCACCTTGGATTTCCTTGACCAAGTGATAGAGTCAGGAATTCAAGTTTTGAAAATTGAAGGTCGAGGCCGTGCTCCAGAATATGTTGCGACCGTAATAAAAACCTATCGTGAAGCAATAGATAGTTATAATGAAGGTACTTTTACCAAAGAAAAAATTGCCGTTTGGATGGAAGCGCTGAACACGGTTTACAATCGCGGTTTTTGGTCAGGGTATTATCTTGGTCAGGAATTGGGGGAATGGAGCGATGTTTCGGGATCGATGGCAACGCAGAAGAAAGTCTATGTTGGGAAAGGAACCCATTTTTTCCCAAAAGCCGAAATTGGTCAATTCAAAATCGAGGCTTACGACATTAAAATCGGGGACAAAATACTGGTTACTGGTCCAAGCACCGGCGCACAGGAAATGGTTATCGAGGAAATGTACGTTAATGATGTAGCTTCAGAAAAAGCAACCAAAGGAGACGATTGTACTTTCAAATTGCCTTTCAGAATCCGTATGTCCGACAAATTATACAAAATAGTCGAAGCCTAA
- a CDS encoding rhodanese-related sulfurtransferase: MQLYNTLSAEERAELIDQAGKQRLTLSFYAYAKIQDPTQFRNDLFIAWNALDALGRIYVAQEGINAQMNVPAENFEAFRETLEVYDFMKGIRLNVAVEHDDHAFLKLTIKVRHKIVADGLNDDTFDVTNKGVHLKAKEFNDILDDPNTIVVDFRNHYESEVGHFKGAITPDVETFRESLPIINEQLQDHKEDKNLVMYCTGGIRCEKASAYFKHQGFKNVFQLEGGIINYAKQIEAEGLESKFIGKNFVFDNRLGERITDDIVSQCHQCGKPCDNHTNCENDGCHLLFIQCDECKTAMENCCSTECLEIIHMPLVDQVRLRTGKQVGNKVFRKGKSESLKFKHSGELSDTALATAPKTTDIRKKIKVKKTLLGKAEHYYVKAQVGLFTIENQELNSGDKILIVGPTTGNQEMVLDKMLVNGTESTQAKIGDKVTFTVPFRIRLSDKLYKILE, encoded by the coding sequence ATGCAACTGTATAACACCTTAAGCGCAGAAGAAAGAGCCGAGCTTATTGATCAAGCCGGAAAACAACGCCTTACATTGTCTTTCTATGCGTATGCCAAAATTCAAGATCCAACACAATTTCGTAACGATTTATTTATTGCCTGGAATGCACTCGATGCTTTAGGCCGAATTTACGTTGCCCAAGAAGGCATCAACGCCCAAATGAATGTTCCTGCCGAAAATTTCGAAGCTTTTAGAGAGACTTTGGAAGTATATGATTTTATGAAAGGGATTCGTTTGAATGTGGCCGTAGAACATGACGATCACGCCTTTTTGAAACTAACGATCAAAGTGCGTCACAAGATTGTTGCTGACGGTTTGAATGATGATACATTTGATGTAACCAACAAAGGAGTTCACTTAAAAGCCAAAGAATTCAACGACATTCTGGATGATCCAAACACGATAGTGGTTGATTTTAGAAATCACTATGAAAGTGAAGTGGGCCATTTTAAAGGTGCCATAACTCCCGATGTTGAAACTTTTAGAGAGAGTTTACCAATAATCAACGAGCAACTTCAAGACCACAAAGAAGACAAAAACCTGGTGATGTATTGCACCGGTGGAATTCGTTGTGAGAAAGCAAGTGCTTATTTCAAACACCAAGGTTTCAAAAATGTTTTCCAATTAGAGGGCGGAATCATCAATTACGCCAAACAAATTGAAGCAGAAGGCTTGGAAAGCAAGTTTATCGGAAAGAATTTTGTTTTCGATAATCGCTTGGGCGAAAGAATCACGGACGATATCGTTTCACAATGCCACCAATGCGGAAAACCGTGCGACAATCACACCAATTGTGAGAATGACGGATGCCATTTGTTATTTATTCAATGTGACGAATGCAAAACGGCCATGGAAAACTGCTGTTCTACCGAATGTCTTGAGATTATCCACATGCCTCTAGTCGATCAAGTACGATTGAGAACCGGAAAGCAAGTTGGAAACAAAGTTTTTAGAAAAGGAAAATCGGAAAGTTTAAAATTCAAACATTCTGGAGAATTGTCGGACACAGCTTTGGCGACTGCTCCAAAAACAACTGATATTCGCAAAAAGATAAAAGTTAAAAAGACTTTACTTGGCAAAGCGGAACATTATTACGTAAAAGCGCAAGTGGGACTTTTCACTATCGAAAACCAAGAATTGAATTCGGGTGACAAAATCTTAATCGTAGGGCCAACAACCGGAAACCAAGAAATGGTTTTGGATAAAATGCTTGTCAACGGAACCGAAAGCACTCAAGCCAAAATAGGCGACAAAGTAACATTCACAGTACCTTTCAGAATTCGGTTGTCTGATAAATTGTATAAGATTTTAGAGTAA